The following are from one region of the Acidobacteriota bacterium genome:
- the tkt gene encoding transketolase: MTDEGATQGETHDAKLDQLCIDTIRTLAMDGVQQANSGHPGTPMALAPVAYVLWDRYLRHNPRNPQWPNRDRFVLSAGHASMLLYSMLHLSGYDLPLEELKRFRQWGSKTPGHPEYGLTAGVETTTGPLGQGVANSVGMAIAERWLAAHFNRPGHEIVNHRVYAVAGDGCMMEGVSQEAASLAGHLRLSNLTWIYDNNHITIEGNTALAFSDDVAARFTSYHWNVLRVGDANDTDLLDRAIQTALKETERPSLIIVDSHIAWGAPNKQDTSAAHGEPLGDEEIRLTKEGYGWPPDAKFLVPDEVSKYTDRSVARGHKAEDEWNGRLAAYKAAHPALAEEWDCMQRGELPSGWDQGIPTFPPDEKGVAGRDASQKVLNAIAPRVPWLIGGSADLAPSTKTRMNEGGDFEAGSYGGRNFHFGVREHAMGAILNGMVLSKVRAYGSGFLIFSDYMRAPIRLSSLMEIPVLYIFTHDSIGVGEDGPTHQPIEQVVSLRAIPQLLVIRPADGNEVAEAWRVMMGSSHHPIALILSRQPLPTWDRTKYGAASGLKQGAYVLADSDGSPEVIFMGTGSELQLCVAAHEQLKAEGVKSRVVSMPCWELFERQPVEYRESVLPASVRARVAVEAGTSLGWRRYTGIDGRIIARREFGASAPLKELLKQFGFTVEKVVAAARESMTAAHK, from the coding sequence ATGACCGATGAAGGCGCAACCCAAGGCGAAACCCATGATGCCAAGCTTGACCAGTTGTGCATAGATACGATCCGGACGCTTGCGATGGATGGGGTGCAGCAAGCGAATTCGGGCCACCCCGGAACGCCGATGGCTCTCGCCCCCGTCGCCTACGTTTTGTGGGACCGCTATCTGCGGCACAACCCGCGCAACCCACAATGGCCCAACCGTGATCGCTTCGTGCTGTCGGCAGGCCACGCGTCGATGTTGTTGTACTCGATGCTTCACCTGTCGGGTTACGATCTGCCGCTCGAGGAGCTGAAGCGATTTCGCCAGTGGGGCTCGAAAACGCCGGGCCATCCCGAATACGGTCTGACGGCTGGAGTGGAGACGACCACCGGACCGCTCGGTCAGGGTGTGGCGAACTCCGTCGGGATGGCGATAGCCGAGCGATGGCTCGCTGCGCACTTCAATCGGCCCGGCCACGAGATAGTCAATCATCGCGTTTACGCGGTAGCAGGGGATGGCTGCATGATGGAAGGAGTATCGCAGGAGGCGGCGTCGCTTGCCGGACATCTCCGGCTGAGCAATCTGACCTGGATCTACGACAACAACCACATCACCATCGAGGGCAATACCGCGCTCGCGTTTAGCGACGACGTAGCCGCCCGATTCACTTCTTATCACTGGAATGTGCTGCGAGTGGGCGACGCAAACGATACTGATTTGCTTGACCGCGCAATTCAAACCGCTTTGAAGGAGACAGAGCGCCCCTCGCTCATCATCGTCGACAGCCACATCGCATGGGGTGCTCCCAACAAGCAAGATACGTCGGCAGCGCACGGTGAGCCTTTGGGCGATGAAGAGATTCGCTTAACCAAGGAGGGTTACGGCTGGCCCCCCGACGCGAAGTTCCTCGTGCCTGATGAAGTGAGCAAGTACACGGATCGCTCAGTCGCTCGGGGCCACAAGGCCGAAGACGAGTGGAACGGGCGCCTGGCTGCGTACAAAGCGGCTCATCCCGCGCTCGCCGAAGAGTGGGACTGCATGCAGCGCGGCGAGCTTCCCAGCGGATGGGATCAAGGCATCCCCACATTCCCTCCCGACGAGAAAGGAGTGGCCGGCCGCGACGCGAGCCAGAAAGTGTTAAACGCCATCGCCCCGCGTGTCCCCTGGTTGATTGGCGGCTCGGCAGACCTGGCGCCCTCGACTAAGACCCGAATGAATGAGGGTGGCGACTTTGAAGCCGGCTCGTATGGAGGCCGTAATTTTCACTTCGGGGTACGCGAGCACGCGATGGGCGCGATACTGAACGGGATGGTGCTTTCTAAGGTGCGCGCGTATGGGTCGGGCTTCTTGATCTTCTCGGATTACATGCGCGCCCCGATTCGCCTCTCATCGCTGATGGAAATCCCGGTGTTGTACATCTTCACACACGACTCGATTGGAGTGGGCGAAGACGGACCCACGCATCAGCCGATTGAACAAGTCGTATCGTTGCGCGCTATTCCGCAACTCCTGGTAATCCGGCCTGCTGACGGCAACGAAGTGGCGGAAGCGTGGCGGGTCATGATGGGTTCATCGCATCACCCGATCGCGTTGATACTCAGCCGCCAGCCGCTGCCGACGTGGGACCGCACGAAGTACGGGGCCGCCTCGGGACTCAAGCAAGGGGCATACGTGCTTGCCGATTCCGATGGTTCGCCTGAAGTGATCTTTATGGGCACAGGCTCCGAGCTGCAGTTGTGTGTGGCGGCTCACGAGCAATTGAAGGCCGAAGGAGTAAAATCGCGCGTCGTCAGCATGCCTTGTTGGGAACTGTTCGAGCGCCAGCCCGTAGAGTACCGCGAGTCGGTTCTGCCGGCGTCGGTGCGAGCCAGAGTTGCCGTGGAAGCCGGAACGAGCCTCGGCTGGCGAAGATACACCGGAATAGACGGCCGCATCATCGCGCGGCGGGAGTTCGGCGCGTCGGCGCCATTGAAGGAGTTGCTGAAGCAATTCGGCTTCACCGTGGAGAAGGTGGTCGCCGCAGCCCGCGAGAGCATGACGGCAGCGCATAAATAG
- a CDS encoding DUF2934 domain-containing protein gives MAKTAKGKTQPGTSSVEADEPGETPGTQSTEEEIAIRAYHIYIERGGVEGDPLDDWLQAEGELARDGG, from the coding sequence ATGGCAAAGACAGCAAAAGGCAAAACCCAACCAGGCACCTCGTCAGTAGAGGCTGATGAGCCGGGCGAGACGCCAGGCACACAGTCGACCGAGGAAGAGATCGCGATACGCGCCTATCATATCTACATCGAGCGAGGCGGTGTCGAGGGCGATCCGCTTGACGATTGGTTGCAAGCCGAGGGCGAGCTAGCCCGGGACGGTGGCTGA
- the nagA gene encoding N-acetylglucosamine-6-phosphate deacetylase, whose translation MAQLLLENARVILEGGVQRGGVLVREGRIAQVFTHDKTPSGLSAQESIDLQGAYLAPGLIDIHIHGSVGVDVQATDAGGLDKLSKYLLAEGVTGYFATLVPTDERGYREALAAINSYVERQDKAYRSSNPQHGARILGIHFEGPFVSETRCGALRRQHFRTYDGDARSIELFTGGPRDGRPSGVPRLMTLAPETRGGLDLTRELSRASVRAFIGHSQADLETLDLAADAGSRHITHFPNALDPLHHRTPGVVAWGLLREDVTLDCIADFHHVHPLVLRLMYQSKGADRMALISDAIMPAGLGDGEFSVWGEKVTVRDGRTGLARQPGESTIAGSVITMREALKNIIDVGAPIQEAVRMASLVPARVAGIDSVHGSIEEGKRADLIAFGDDFAVRLATIEGVLALCK comes from the coding sequence ATGGCCCAGTTACTTCTCGAGAATGCCAGAGTAATACTCGAAGGCGGCGTCCAGCGCGGCGGGGTGCTGGTTCGCGAAGGTCGCATCGCCCAGGTATTCACCCACGACAAAACGCCCTCCGGTTTGAGCGCGCAAGAGTCGATTGACCTCCAGGGTGCCTACCTCGCGCCCGGGCTGATCGATATTCATATACACGGCTCGGTCGGCGTCGACGTTCAAGCAACAGACGCGGGCGGTCTCGATAAGCTTTCAAAGTACCTGCTCGCCGAAGGAGTGACCGGCTATTTCGCGACGCTCGTGCCCACCGACGAACGCGGCTACCGTGAAGCGCTGGCAGCGATCAACTCATACGTCGAGCGACAAGACAAAGCGTACCGGAGCAGCAATCCCCAGCACGGCGCTCGCATTCTCGGCATTCATTTCGAAGGACCGTTCGTGAGCGAGACCCGTTGCGGAGCTTTGCGCCGCCAGCACTTCAGAACCTACGATGGCGACGCTCGATCAATAGAGCTGTTCACTGGCGGTCCTCGTGACGGTCGCCCCTCGGGCGTGCCGCGCTTGATGACTCTTGCGCCGGAGACACGCGGCGGGCTCGATCTCACGCGTGAGCTTTCACGCGCGAGCGTTCGCGCCTTCATCGGTCACTCGCAAGCGGATCTCGAAACGCTCGATCTGGCCGCGGACGCGGGTTCACGTCATATCACGCACTTTCCGAACGCGCTCGATCCGTTGCACCATCGCACGCCGGGCGTGGTCGCGTGGGGCCTGTTGCGCGAGGATGTCACGCTGGATTGCATAGCCGACTTTCATCACGTGCATCCGTTGGTGCTTCGATTGATGTATCAATCGAAGGGCGCCGATCGAATGGCGCTGATCAGCGATGCCATAATGCCGGCGGGTCTGGGCGACGGGGAGTTCTCGGTCTGGGGCGAAAAGGTCACGGTGAGGGACGGACGGACGGGTCTCGCTCGCCAGCCCGGTGAAAGCACGATCGCGGGCTCGGTGATAACAATGCGCGAAGCGCTCAAGAACATCATCGACGTTGGAGCACCGATTCAGGAGGCGGTTCGCATGGCCTCGCTCGTTCCCGCGCGCGTAGCCGGCATCGATTCCGTGCACGGATCGATCGAGGAAGGCAAGCGCGCGGATCTGATCGCATTCGGGGACGACTTTGCCGTGCGCCTTGCGACAATTGAGGGCGTGCTCGCCTTATGTAAGTGA
- a CDS encoding TlpA disulfide reductase family protein translates to MSRTKGNAKRGQRTPLIIGLVLIVAVVVVGGAMMSGRGGGSIAVSPIPGLTEDVNQSLEAFRGKVVILDFWATWCPPCIRGIPDLITLQNKYRDQGLEIVGVSIDPLSPRGNPAGAPAVAPFMKAYGINYTILMVRTQAAFRGYDISQGIPTTYVLDRTGKVVKAYVGLQPLSALEKDINQLL, encoded by the coding sequence ATGTCACGAACGAAAGGCAATGCTAAGCGGGGACAGCGAACACCGCTGATAATTGGGCTGGTGTTGATCGTTGCAGTAGTCGTGGTCGGCGGCGCCATGATGTCTGGACGCGGCGGAGGAAGCATCGCCGTGTCGCCAATACCCGGGTTGACCGAAGACGTTAACCAGAGCCTAGAAGCATTTCGCGGCAAGGTAGTCATCCTCGACTTTTGGGCGACGTGGTGCCCTCCGTGCATAAGGGGCATACCGGACCTCATCACACTTCAGAACAAGTACCGGGATCAAGGGCTGGAAATCGTCGGCGTCTCTATTGACCCGCTGTCTCCGCGCGGAAACCCCGCCGGCGCGCCCGCGGTCGCTCCGTTCATGAAAGCCTACGGAATCAACTACACGATACTGATGGTCAGGACTCAGGCCGCATTCAGGGGATACGACATCAGTCAGGGTATCCCGACTACTTATGTGCTGGATCGGACCGGCAAGGTCGTGAAGGCCTACGTTGGCCTGCAGCCGCTCTCGGCACTTGAAAAGGATATCAATCAGTTGCTGTAG